One window from the genome of Deferrivibrio essentukiensis encodes:
- a CDS encoding glutamate synthase-related protein, giving the protein MKLDSKIELRVKRSIKYVEPDRTGIYATGAKYWVKVTSEEEEPGRGCVHCARCVEACTHNLKKPDSQTGVFEMETVYYDFDGNRVLPDETDKVNLVEKILWINPDECCNCKRCVKMCPQRAIKVFNNPDYHDIGVKLSNAEVINNILNRADEKSTVSSAHLGRSESKLYTDWMIDAAEILSPQRDHLHEYAGKLDNVYLGKRKAKFLCNTPVFDCHMSYGSNSHEAFLARLMASIKLGRPFFTGEGYVHPDMMSASKYCILQFGSGGYGPWVELDKFAGISMKYGQDAKKGKGGHLQSKKNDLEIALLRCVEALRNLTAPNPQHLQYSIEELPMRVESLRALLGEEKLIGADVYGTAWNFPEIAVALAKAGFDYITIKAGDGSTGAAHLVDLQNKGLNVVYLTHIADLALRKEGLRENISIIAEGGVLDSFHAFLVLLAGADFVGMGMRTLHPLGCTLCQRCHTGQCAWGITSRKYGSRIDPEMGSNFIVSMVKSFVKDMEGLAAGLGMSHHADVVGARRFRYHGNDPLLFETFGKQEIDKQIPDAAIKEREHKIFKTFEQRINENKEFFENTLKNIHGDSLTIDVGVDKIDSVSLNLLMKEAVKKGVKKFFIDNVVGQRTIGTGVKCEEITVRGLVGNHCFAFVDNVKINVIPNHTFKTSIPANTHVGVANTSNPKEINIAGHVSDLFAAYAVSGTFRVAKSGGVRNLLLMKAGVPEEWRKLNLEKYENYTKDEILKDLRFKYQKRKAKLSTLGWNKFIKTFEEKLTNRKPPVAIYGLGEEKGMGDYFMEYAQGGIGIVLNVVNHEYPMGYYICSGMTAGAAFIRGKIKDEQLGVGVKKIDYLSDEDKKFLMKEIKDFLDVFLFIDIDKSYNKKLQIFGELFEKDPEYILNDFCKIIPVN; this is encoded by the coding sequence ATGAAGCTTGATAGTAAAATAGAATTAAGAGTTAAAAGAAGTATCAAATATGTAGAGCCTGACAGGACAGGTATTTATGCAACCGGTGCAAAATATTGGGTGAAAGTTACAAGTGAAGAGGAAGAACCAGGAAGAGGTTGTGTTCACTGTGCCAGATGCGTGGAAGCCTGTACGCATAATTTAAAAAAGCCTGATAGTCAGACAGGTGTTTTTGAGATGGAAACCGTCTATTATGATTTTGACGGAAATAGAGTGCTTCCTGATGAGACTGATAAAGTCAATTTGGTCGAGAAGATTCTCTGGATTAATCCTGATGAGTGTTGCAACTGTAAAAGGTGTGTTAAAATGTGTCCTCAAAGGGCTATAAAAGTTTTTAATAATCCTGATTATCACGACATAGGTGTTAAGTTATCAAATGCTGAGGTTATTAATAATATTTTAAATAGAGCAGATGAAAAATCAACTGTCAGCAGTGCACACTTGGGAAGATCTGAATCAAAGCTTTATACTGATTGGATGATTGATGCTGCAGAGATACTAAGCCCGCAAAGAGACCATTTACATGAGTATGCAGGTAAACTTGATAATGTATATTTAGGTAAGAGAAAGGCTAAGTTTTTATGCAATACACCTGTTTTTGACTGCCATATGAGCTATGGTTCAAATAGCCATGAAGCATTTTTAGCAAGACTTATGGCAAGCATTAAGCTTGGTAGACCATTTTTTACAGGCGAAGGTTATGTTCATCCTGATATGATGTCTGCATCAAAATATTGTATTTTACAATTTGGCTCAGGGGGTTATGGTCCTTGGGTTGAGCTTGATAAGTTTGCCGGAATCAGTATGAAATACGGGCAGGATGCTAAAAAAGGTAAAGGTGGACATCTTCAATCCAAAAAGAATGATTTGGAGATTGCTCTTTTAAGGTGTGTTGAAGCTTTAAGAAACTTGACAGCGCCAAATCCTCAACATTTGCAATATTCTATTGAAGAGCTCCCTATGAGGGTAGAGTCATTAAGGGCACTCTTAGGTGAGGAAAAACTTATTGGAGCAGATGTTTACGGTACTGCATGGAACTTTCCTGAAATAGCGGTTGCACTTGCAAAAGCAGGCTTTGATTATATTACAATTAAGGCAGGGGATGGCTCTACAGGTGCAGCTCATTTGGTAGATTTACAAAATAAAGGTTTAAATGTGGTGTATTTGACTCATATCGCGGATTTAGCTCTCAGGAAAGAGGGTTTAAGAGAGAATATTTCGATAATCGCTGAAGGCGGGGTATTGGATAGTTTTCATGCTTTTTTAGTTTTACTTGCAGGTGCTGACTTTGTTGGCATGGGGATGAGGACTTTACATCCTTTGGGGTGTACACTTTGTCAAAGATGCCATACTGGCCAATGTGCATGGGGTATTACATCAAGAAAATACGGCAGTAGGATTGACCCTGAAATGGGGAGCAATTTTATAGTTTCTATGGTTAAGTCTTTTGTTAAGGATATGGAAGGGCTTGCCGCAGGGCTTGGTATGAGTCATCATGCCGATGTGGTTGGTGCAAGAAGATTTAGATATCATGGCAACGACCCGTTACTTTTTGAAACTTTTGGTAAACAAGAAATAGATAAACAGATACCGGATGCTGCTATTAAAGAGAGAGAGCATAAAATATTTAAGACATTTGAACAACGAATTAATGAAAATAAAGAATTTTTTGAGAATACTTTAAAAAATATACATGGTGACTCATTAACTATAGATGTAGGTGTAGATAAAATCGATAGTGTCAGTTTGAATTTGTTAATGAAAGAAGCAGTTAAAAAAGGTGTTAAAAAGTTTTTTATTGACAATGTGGTTGGGCAGAGGACAATAGGGACAGGAGTAAAGTGTGAAGAAATTACTGTAAGAGGGTTGGTAGGCAACCACTGCTTTGCTTTTGTGGATAATGTAAAAATTAACGTAATTCCGAACCATACTTTTAAGACTTCTATTCCTGCTAATACCCACGTAGGTGTTGCAAATACATCAAACCCTAAAGAGATAAATATTGCAGGGCATGTAAGTGACCTGTTTGCTGCATATGCCGTTAGTGGCACTTTTAGGGTTGCTAAAAGTGGAGGAGTGAGAAACCTTCTATTGATGAAGGCAGGGGTGCCTGAAGAGTGGAGAAAATTAAATCTTGAGAAGTATGAAAATTACACAAAGGATGAGATTTTAAAAGACTTAAGATTTAAATATCAGAAAAGAAAGGCGAAATTAAGTACACTTGGTTGGAATAAATTTATAAAGACTTTTGAAGAAAAACTAACAAACAGAAAGCCGCCTGTTGCAATATATGGACTCGGAGAAGAGAAAGGGATGGGTGACTACTTTATGGAATATGCCCAAGGTGGAATTGGTATTGTTTTAAATGTTGTAAATCATGAGTATCCTATGGGCTACTATATTTGTAGCGGGATGACTGCCGGTGCAGCATTTATACGGGGAAAAATAAAAGACGAGCAGCTTGGTGTAGGAGTTAAAAAGATAGACTATTTGAGTGATGAAGATAAGAAATTTTTGATGAAAGAGATAAAGGATTTTCTTGACGTATTTTTGTTTATCGATATCGACAAAAGTTATAATAAAAAGCTACAGATTTTCGGTGAGCTTTTTGAAAAAGACCCCGAATATATTCTAAATGATTTCTGTAAGATAATTCCTGTAAATTAA
- a CDS encoding protoheme IX farnesyltransferase yields MALFTQLPNIFKLIRLNISLMVTISAYFGFLLTGGKYTSNLLIVLLAVMIHSFGTSMLNQYQEVESDKKMERTKKRPLPKYIFDSKKVLLVSMIFILLSFLLPIIIKKKFITLMLLDNFIIYNCIYTPLKKKTSFALLIGSFSGAIPPIIGWLAGNSSLSIEILLVATTFYMWQVPHFLFLTEKYKNEYKKAGFRILINETSAKKYNIILIVWLISYFLVLTNTAFIILRQGILSDIVISLETVLILILIIQDKKSNQKFHIINISILILIIFYIIKILSN; encoded by the coding sequence GTGGCTCTTTTTACTCAATTACCTAATATTTTTAAACTCATTAGATTAAATATTTCTTTAATGGTGACAATATCCGCCTATTTCGGTTTTCTTCTTACAGGGGGAAAATATACGTCTAATCTACTTATAGTTTTATTGGCAGTAATGATTCATAGCTTTGGTACATCGATGCTCAATCAATATCAAGAAGTTGAATCAGACAAAAAAATGGAAAGAACCAAAAAAAGGCCTCTTCCAAAATATATATTCGATTCCAAAAAGGTACTTCTTGTAAGTATGATATTTATTTTATTATCTTTTTTATTGCCTATCATTATCAAGAAAAAGTTTATCACTTTGATGTTATTAGATAATTTTATAATTTATAACTGCATATACACACCACTTAAAAAAAAGACATCATTTGCACTCCTAATAGGCTCTTTCAGCGGTGCCATCCCCCCTATTATTGGTTGGTTAGCGGGAAATAGTTCTCTAAGTATTGAAATATTGCTGGTTGCAACCACATTTTATATGTGGCAAGTGCCCCATTTTTTATTTTTAACTGAAAAGTACAAAAATGAATATAAAAAGGCAGGATTTAGAATTTTAATAAATGAGACAAGTGCCAAAAAATACAACATTATCCTTATAGTTTGGCTTATAAGTTATTTTTTAGTTCTTACAAATACAGCTTTCATAATCCTTAGACAAGGTATTCTATCTGACATTGTAATTTCCCTTGAAACAGTCCTCATATTGATACTAATTATTCAAGATAAAAAGTCTAATCAAAAATTTCATATTATTAATATTTCAATATTAATATTAATAATTTTTTACATAATAAAAATACTTTCAAACTGA